The following are encoded together in the Halopiger aswanensis genome:
- the dapA gene encoding 4-hydroxy-tetrahydrodipicolinate synthase: MSSTDIDLEGVFPAMCTPFDDDERIDFETLQQDAQRLEAAGVDGLVPVGSTGESATLTHDEHVRVVEAVIEAVDDVPVIAGTGSNNTREALELSERAADAGADGLLLISPYYNKPEQRGLVDHYRTIADAVDLPQIVYNVPSRTGRNIEPDTAVELASHENIAGYKAASGDLGQIGEVVERTRDEDFAVLSGDDALTLPMLSVGASGAISVAANIEPERTCAMVGAALDGDYQRARELHHELGPLFRELFVETNPIPVKEAMEIRGYGPARLRPPLTRLSEEYREDLEAVLADLEDSSTEVADTGTEGDR; encoded by the coding sequence ATGAGTTCCACCGACATCGACCTCGAGGGCGTCTTCCCGGCGATGTGTACGCCCTTCGACGACGACGAACGCATCGACTTCGAAACACTGCAGCAGGACGCCCAGCGACTCGAGGCCGCAGGCGTCGACGGGCTGGTCCCCGTCGGCTCGACCGGCGAATCGGCGACGCTGACCCACGACGAGCACGTCCGCGTCGTCGAGGCCGTCATCGAGGCCGTCGACGATGTCCCCGTCATCGCGGGGACGGGGTCGAACAACACCCGCGAAGCGCTCGAACTGTCCGAGCGCGCGGCCGACGCGGGCGCGGACGGCCTGCTGCTCATTTCGCCGTACTACAACAAGCCCGAGCAGCGCGGCCTCGTCGACCACTACCGGACGATCGCCGACGCCGTCGACCTGCCCCAGATCGTCTACAACGTCCCGTCGCGCACGGGCCGCAACATCGAGCCCGATACGGCCGTCGAACTCGCCAGCCACGAGAACATCGCGGGCTACAAGGCCGCAAGCGGCGACCTCGGCCAGATCGGCGAGGTCGTCGAACGCACGCGCGACGAGGACTTCGCCGTTCTCTCGGGCGACGACGCGCTCACCCTGCCGATGCTCTCGGTCGGCGCCTCGGGCGCGATCAGCGTCGCCGCCAACATCGAACCCGAGCGCACCTGCGCGATGGTCGGCGCCGCACTCGACGGCGACTACCAGCGCGCTCGAGAACTCCACCACGAACTCGGGCCGCTGTTCCGCGAACTGTTCGTCGAGACCAACCCCATCCCGGTCAAGGAGGCCATGGAGATCCGCGGCTACGGCCCCGCGCGCCTGCGTCCGCCCCTGACGCGGCTCTCCGAGGAGTACCGCGAGGATCTCGAGGCCGTCCTCGCCGACCTCGAGGACTCCTCGACGGAGGTCGCCGACACGGGCACGGAGGGTGATCGATGA
- the dapB gene encoding 4-hydroxy-tetrahydrodipicolinate reductase, which produces MTTRIGVTGSTGRMGREVIAAVTEREDCEVAFAVNRDPGGETIQGVEIEPAAEFDSLVVDREPTAVIDFTGPESAVDYARTSADAGVAFVTGTTGFDDDQYEALEAASEDVAVLHAPNFARGVQALVNVVGEAVQNLQGYDVEVVETHHNAKRDAPSGTANRLLEEIEANGDFSERTHGREGEAPREEREIGVHALRAGDITGEHEIVIAGNHEEVRLTHRAEDRGVFAAGAVDAAVWLVGRDAGWYEFGEVVDT; this is translated from the coding sequence ATGACGACGCGGATCGGCGTCACCGGTTCGACCGGCCGCATGGGCCGGGAAGTGATCGCCGCCGTCACCGAGCGCGAGGACTGCGAGGTCGCCTTCGCGGTCAACCGGGACCCCGGCGGCGAGACGATTCAGGGCGTCGAGATCGAGCCTGCGGCCGAGTTCGACTCGCTGGTCGTCGACCGCGAGCCGACCGCCGTGATCGACTTCACCGGTCCCGAGTCGGCCGTCGACTACGCGCGGACCTCCGCCGACGCGGGCGTCGCCTTCGTCACCGGCACGACCGGCTTCGACGACGACCAGTACGAGGCCCTCGAGGCCGCCAGCGAGGACGTGGCCGTCCTCCACGCGCCGAACTTCGCCCGCGGCGTGCAGGCGCTGGTCAACGTCGTCGGCGAGGCAGTGCAGAACCTGCAGGGGTACGACGTGGAGGTCGTCGAGACCCACCACAACGCCAAGCGCGACGCGCCGAGTGGCACCGCCAACCGGCTGCTCGAGGAGATCGAGGCCAACGGCGACTTCAGCGAGCGAACGCACGGCCGCGAGGGCGAAGCCCCCCGCGAGGAGCGCGAGATCGGGGTCCACGCGCTGCGCGCGGGCGATATCACCGGCGAACACGAGATCGTCATCGCGGGCAACCACGAGGAGGTTCGGCTCACCCACCGCGCGGAGGACCGCGGCGTGTTCGCCGCGGGCGCGGTCGACGCCGCGGTCTGGCTCGTCGGCCGCGACGCTGGCTGGTACGAGTTCGGCGAGGTCGTCGACACGTAG
- a CDS encoding glycoside hydrolase family 97 catalytic domain-containing protein, translating into MFDDYSYGETVHRRGFLGGISGLLAAAAYSMEVPEGVAAQVTSGDDSDVQSVTSPDGSIEVTVDVSSGVPQYDVVFGGTTYIDPSPIGFEFANQAAFGTAVSGSGPNITVTGSESGTKTETWEPEWGDFASVSEDYNYLKLGLEETESPGRSANFEVRVFNDGLGFRVAFDDDFGDFTIASETTEFNFSGDYTSWWIENEYVNPRFEQEYSETPLSDIPAGDKTIRPNDNVVRAGAHTPLTMRAGDGTYLSVHESNLDDYATMALAAQSDSGSKEMAVDLAPLPDGNKVSASAPHVTPWRTVQIGTSPGELVESQLIPLLADPLKESVFPTDSNGNTDTSWLENGRKYTGIWWTMIAGSANWEYKSDSEIESNGNDPAEYIHGARTERMKRYMKFAAEHGFDSVLAEGWNKGWDTYPGDGTGLEMAVGESYPDFDVVEVTDYGATLSNPVEMTVHNETAGNVVNYEDEINNDNIFPGYEDAGIRSIKNGYVSDPGLGFEGDGSTASHNQHCQTAVNHHRFVIEQAAANRQLLEIHEGIKPTGEIRTYPNVAAREVVKAQEYDGFDALGSNVGRDHHVLLPFTRMLAGPTSYQPGIFDITFNDSEGDQIQTTKAKQLAMYPNYLGGIQMAADRMEAYVDESFEVGEFVQAQSGTLNDMITADRWRNAFGAHYVPVDPNREPDGATVWFTVKNVSSAGTYDLHLRYAADQEDNSTAVQDNGSPEATLIVNGTEQSLTPAFTDYWDTWSVHTVSVDLEAGTNRIGIKLGANDVGGFNVNTVGVTESGAGAPFPAAYTNFTESHAANENYDTEPAFDYIENVPVSWDETVAVDGQIGDYIVTAKRSGDEWYLGAMTDETARDVTVSLDFLSSLDGGWTVTEYADAGETGVDNNPTSVVISDYDVSAGDSVTLSMGASGGTAMRIVPSDGSDSNDIVSGEAYVLRSVNSGKALDVENASTSDGANVHQYGYVGSENQQWVVTDLGNGYYKLEAVHSGKALDVEGASTSDGANVHQYEYGGGENQQWAIEENADGSYRLLARHSGKALDVEGASTSDGANVHQYGYVGADNQKWTLEQL; encoded by the coding sequence ATGTTCGACGATTACAGTTACGGGGAGACAGTCCACCGACGCGGTTTCCTCGGTGGCATTTCGGGATTGTTGGCAGCAGCGGCCTACTCGATGGAAGTACCCGAGGGAGTAGCGGCACAGGTAACCTCCGGCGACGACTCGGACGTCCAGAGCGTGACGTCTCCGGACGGATCGATCGAAGTGACGGTCGACGTCTCTTCGGGCGTTCCGCAGTACGACGTGGTCTTCGGCGGGACGACGTACATTGACCCGTCGCCGATCGGTTTCGAGTTCGCGAACCAGGCGGCCTTCGGGACGGCCGTCAGCGGCTCCGGGCCGAATATCACAGTCACCGGCAGCGAGAGCGGCACCAAGACCGAGACCTGGGAGCCCGAGTGGGGGGACTTCGCGTCCGTTTCGGAAGACTACAACTACCTGAAGCTGGGGCTCGAAGAGACGGAGAGCCCCGGTCGATCAGCCAACTTCGAGGTGCGCGTGTTCAACGACGGACTCGGGTTCCGGGTAGCCTTCGACGACGACTTCGGCGACTTCACGATCGCCTCGGAGACGACCGAGTTCAACTTCAGCGGGGACTACACGTCCTGGTGGATCGAGAACGAGTACGTCAATCCCCGCTTCGAGCAGGAGTACAGCGAGACGCCGCTCAGCGACATCCCCGCCGGCGACAAGACGATCCGGCCGAACGACAACGTCGTACGAGCGGGTGCGCACACGCCGCTGACGATGCGGGCCGGCGACGGCACGTATCTCAGCGTCCACGAGTCGAACCTCGACGACTACGCCACGATGGCACTGGCCGCACAATCCGACAGCGGGAGCAAGGAGATGGCCGTCGATCTGGCACCGCTCCCGGACGGCAACAAGGTGTCGGCGTCGGCGCCACACGTCACACCGTGGCGGACGGTCCAGATCGGAACGTCGCCCGGCGAGTTGGTCGAATCACAGCTGATCCCGCTGCTGGCCGATCCACTGAAAGAGAGCGTGTTCCCGACTGATTCGAACGGCAACACCGACACGAGCTGGCTGGAGAACGGCCGGAAGTACACCGGGATCTGGTGGACGATGATCGCCGGGAGCGCCAACTGGGAGTACAAGAGCGACAGCGAGATCGAGAGTAACGGCAATGACCCCGCCGAGTACATCCACGGCGCGCGAACCGAGCGGATGAAGCGGTACATGAAGTTCGCCGCCGAACACGGGTTCGACAGCGTGCTCGCGGAAGGGTGGAACAAGGGGTGGGACACCTATCCCGGCGACGGGACCGGCCTGGAGATGGCCGTCGGCGAGTCGTATCCGGACTTCGACGTCGTCGAGGTCACCGACTACGGCGCGACCCTTTCGAATCCCGTCGAGATGACGGTGCACAACGAGACGGCCGGGAACGTCGTCAACTACGAGGACGAGATCAACAACGACAACATCTTCCCGGGGTACGAGGACGCCGGGATCCGGTCGATCAAGAACGGCTACGTCTCTGACCCGGGGCTCGGTTTCGAGGGTGACGGTTCCACGGCATCGCATAACCAGCACTGCCAGACGGCGGTCAACCACCACCGGTTCGTCATCGAGCAGGCGGCCGCGAACCGCCAGCTGCTGGAGATCCACGAGGGGATCAAGCCGACCGGCGAGATCCGCACCTACCCGAACGTCGCGGCTCGCGAAGTCGTCAAGGCCCAGGAGTACGACGGGTTCGACGCGCTCGGGTCGAACGTCGGCCGGGATCACCACGTCCTCCTCCCCTTTACCAGGATGCTGGCGGGGCCGACGAGCTACCAGCCCGGCATCTTCGACATCACGTTCAACGACAGCGAGGGCGACCAGATACAGACGACGAAGGCCAAGCAGCTGGCGATGTACCCCAACTACCTCGGGGGGATCCAGATGGCCGCCGATCGGATGGAAGCCTACGTCGACGAGTCCTTCGAAGTCGGCGAGTTCGTCCAGGCCCAATCCGGGACGCTGAACGACATGATCACCGCCGACCGGTGGCGGAATGCCTTCGGTGCTCACTACGTCCCCGTCGACCCGAACCGCGAACCCGACGGCGCGACCGTCTGGTTCACGGTCAAGAACGTCTCCAGCGCGGGCACGTACGACCTGCATCTGCGGTACGCCGCCGACCAGGAAGACAACTCGACGGCGGTTCAGGACAACGGTAGCCCGGAGGCGACGCTGATCGTCAACGGGACCGAACAGTCTCTCACGCCGGCGTTCACGGACTACTGGGACACGTGGAGCGTCCACACCGTCTCTGTCGATCTCGAGGCCGGAACGAACCGCATCGGGATCAAGCTCGGCGCCAACGACGTCGGCGGATTCAACGTTAACACCGTCGGTGTCACCGAGAGCGGCGCTGGCGCACCGTTCCCCGCGGCCTACACGAACTTCACCGAGAGCCACGCCGCCAACGAGAACTACGACACAGAGCCCGCCTTCGACTACATCGAGAACGTCCCCGTGAGCTGGGACGAAACGGTCGCCGTCGACGGACAGATCGGCGACTACATCGTGACGGCGAAGCGCAGCGGCGACGAGTGGTACCTCGGCGCGATGACCGACGAGACCGCTCGCGACGTCACCGTCTCGCTCGACTTCCTCTCGAGCCTGGACGGCGGCTGGACCGTCACCGAGTACGCCGACGCTGGCGAGACAGGAGTCGACAACAACCCGACGAGCGTCGTGATCAGCGACTACGACGTCTCGGCCGGCGACAGCGTCACCCTCTCGATGGGGGCCAGCGGCGGGACGGCGATGCGCATCGTCCCTTCGGACGGCAGCGACTCGAACGACATCGTCTCGGGCGAGGCGTACGTCCTCCGGAGCGTCAACAGCGGCAAGGCACTGGACGTCGAGAACGCCTCGACCAGCGACGGCGCGAACGTCCACCAGTACGGGTACGTCGGCAGCGAGAACCAGCAGTGGGTCGTGACAGACCTCGGCAACGGCTACTACAAGCTGGAGGCCGTCCACAGCGGAAAGGCGTTAGACGTCGAGGGTGCCTCGACCAGCGACGGCGCGAACGTCCACCAGTACGAGTACGGCGGCGGCGAGAACCAGCAGTGGGCCATCGAGGAGAACGCCGACGGCAGCTACCGATTGCTCGCCCGTCACAGCGGGAAAGCCCTGGACGTCGAGGGTGCCTCGACCAGCGACGGCGCGAACGTCCACCAGTACGGGTACGTCGGCGCCGACAACCAGAAGTGGACTCTCGAACAGCTGTAG
- a CDS encoding 2,3,4,5-tetrahydropyridine-2,6-dicarboxylate N-succinyltransferase, translated as MSLQADVEDLWQRKQGGLTAVDATDEHLAVLDEFLAALEAGDVRAAEKSGGEWEVNEWVKQGILLNFGLRETVAREHGGVDYHDVLPLRETGDLGDRGTRNTPDGTTIRRGAYLGSDCIMMSPSFVNIGAYVGDGTLVDSCDTVGSCAQIGENVKLGANTLIGGVLEPVENAPVIIEDNVSLGAGCRVTSGFVVGENSVVGENTLLTPRIPVYDLVEEEVLYGELPANRRAFTRFVESSISDHDLFDGGAYKPAVVATDLETETLEATEREDALRE; from the coding sequence ATGAGTCTCCAAGCGGACGTTGAAGATCTGTGGCAGCGCAAGCAGGGCGGACTGACGGCGGTCGACGCGACCGACGAACACCTCGCCGTGCTCGACGAGTTCCTCGCGGCCCTCGAAGCGGGCGACGTGCGGGCGGCCGAAAAGTCGGGCGGCGAGTGGGAGGTCAACGAGTGGGTCAAGCAGGGGATTCTGCTCAACTTCGGCCTGCGCGAGACGGTCGCTCGCGAGCACGGCGGCGTCGACTACCACGACGTCCTGCCGCTGCGAGAGACCGGCGACCTGGGCGATCGGGGCACGCGCAACACGCCCGACGGGACGACGATCCGCCGGGGCGCCTACCTCGGCTCGGACTGCATCATGATGAGCCCGAGCTTCGTCAACATCGGCGCCTACGTCGGCGACGGGACGCTCGTCGACTCCTGCGACACCGTGGGATCGTGCGCCCAGATCGGCGAGAACGTCAAGCTCGGCGCCAACACCCTCATCGGCGGCGTCTTAGAGCCCGTCGAGAACGCGCCGGTCATCATCGAGGACAACGTCTCGCTGGGCGCGGGCTGCCGCGTTACCTCCGGCTTCGTCGTCGGCGAGAACAGCGTCGTCGGCGAGAACACGCTCCTGACGCCGCGCATCCCGGTCTACGACCTCGTCGAGGAGGAGGTGCTCTACGGCGAACTGCCCGCGAACCGCCGCGCGTTCACCCGGTTCGTCGAGTCCTCGATCAGCGACCACGACCTCTTCGACGGCGGCGCCTACAAGCCCGCCGTCGTCGCGACGGACCTCGAGACGGAGACGCTCGAGGCGACCGAGCGCGAGGACGCGCTGCGGGAGTAA
- a CDS encoding DUF7344 domain-containing protein translates to MGERIRRGSNESTPDRLSPTESTGTDPATATELDELFSLLSNRRRRRLLYALASADQTVVERSQLVAWLADVEASGEAASSETLEDRIAHDLHHNQLPCLEEAGIVDYDPRQGTIRDDGLPFRTEWLEHAHYKETGELLSEAETRR, encoded by the coding sequence ATGGGAGAACGGATCCGCCGGGGATCGAACGAATCGACGCCGGACCGACTGTCCCCGACGGAATCGACCGGTACCGATCCGGCCACTGCGACCGAGTTAGACGAGCTGTTTTCCCTGCTGTCGAACCGCCGTCGACGGCGGCTACTGTACGCGCTGGCAAGCGCTGACCAGACGGTCGTCGAACGCTCGCAACTCGTCGCGTGGCTCGCCGACGTCGAGGCGAGTGGCGAGGCCGCGTCCAGCGAGACGCTCGAGGATCGGATCGCACACGACCTGCACCACAACCAACTGCCATGCCTCGAGGAAGCGGGAATCGTCGACTACGACCCGCGCCAGGGGACGATCCGAGACGACGGCCTGCCGTTCCGGACGGAGTGGCTCGAGCACGCCCATTACAAGGAAACGGGTGAGTTGCTGTCGGAAGCTGAAACGCGTCGATAA
- the lysA gene encoding diaminopimelate decarboxylase, which translates to MTDRTDSPAVRRLDDWDLDRLEALADEYDTPLYAIDLDRVKENYSRFSAAFPDAHVMYAAKAHTGKAVLEAVLEAGGTIECAAWGELQRAIDAGADPNELQYTAVNPPDHDLDYAADLGAENPGLTITIGATDTLERLKERGYDGRIAIRINPGIGTGHHEKVATGADAKFGIPYERVPEVADRVREEFDLVGIHAHAGSGVLTDDLEDHCRAISRVGDMARRVGDSDLEFVDVGGGYGVPYREDEEPLDLEKTSDMVREAVGDLDAQLKLEPGRYIVADAGLILSEVNTIKEAPDTTVVGVDASLATLIRPAMFGSYHPMLNVSAPDREPREVTVGGPVCTSADVFAHDRPIARPEREDVIAIGNAGSYGYELASQFHSQPRPAEVALEDGESRVVRRRETLEDVTRVEREAEQSER; encoded by the coding sequence ATGACCGACCGCACGGATTCCCCGGCCGTTCGCCGGCTCGACGACTGGGATCTCGATCGCCTCGAGGCCCTCGCCGACGAGTACGACACCCCCCTGTACGCGATCGATCTCGATCGCGTCAAGGAGAACTACAGCCGCTTTTCGGCGGCGTTCCCCGACGCCCACGTGATGTACGCCGCGAAGGCGCACACGGGCAAGGCCGTCCTCGAGGCGGTGCTCGAGGCCGGCGGCACGATCGAGTGTGCGGCCTGGGGCGAACTCCAGCGGGCGATCGACGCCGGCGCGGACCCGAACGAACTCCAGTACACCGCCGTCAATCCGCCGGATCACGACCTCGACTACGCGGCCGACCTCGGCGCCGAGAATCCGGGCCTGACGATCACGATCGGCGCGACCGACACCCTCGAGCGCCTCAAAGAGCGCGGTTACGACGGCCGGATCGCCATCCGCATCAACCCCGGCATCGGCACCGGCCACCACGAGAAGGTCGCGACCGGCGCCGACGCGAAGTTCGGCATTCCCTACGAGCGCGTCCCCGAAGTCGCCGACCGCGTGCGCGAGGAGTTCGACCTCGTCGGCATCCACGCCCACGCCGGCAGCGGCGTCCTGACCGACGACCTCGAGGATCACTGCCGCGCAATCTCCCGCGTCGGCGACATGGCCCGCCGCGTCGGCGATTCGGACCTCGAGTTCGTCGACGTCGGCGGCGGCTACGGCGTCCCCTACCGCGAGGACGAGGAACCGCTGGACTTAGAGAAGACCTCGGACATGGTCCGCGAGGCCGTCGGCGACCTCGACGCGCAGCTCAAGCTCGAGCCCGGGCGCTACATCGTCGCCGATGCCGGGCTCATCCTCTCGGAGGTCAACACGATCAAGGAAGCGCCGGACACCACCGTCGTCGGCGTCGACGCCAGCCTCGCGACCCTCATTCGGCCCGCGATGTTCGGCTCCTACCACCCGATGTTGAACGTCAGCGCGCCCGACCGCGAGCCCCGTGAGGTAACCGTCGGCGGCCCCGTCTGTACCAGCGCCGACGTCTTCGCCCACGACCGGCCGATCGCCCGCCCGGAGCGCGAGGACGTCATCGCGATCGGCAATGCGGGGTCGTACGGCTACGAACTCGCCAGTCAGTTCCACTCCCAGCCTCGCCCCGCCGAAGTTGCCCTCGAGGACGGCGAGAGCCGCGTCGTCCGGCGACGCGAGACGCTCGAGGACGTGACGCGCGTGGAGCGGGAAGCGGAGCAGTCGGAGCGGTAA
- a CDS encoding M20 family metallopeptidase yields the protein MAGDADFDLAEFHAEAVRTPSHEDVSEMRELLLETLRDTGLEPEVDELGNVLATRGGRTDGDGTHIVLNTHMDTVAPHVPYERDGDVVRGRGACDAKGPLAALLAAFLRVEPTAGRVTLAITYDEETLMTGAAGLQERLEADGFIVGEPTDLDVCIAARGQCEGTVTIRGEGGHAAKVPAERNAVYGLASVLEALRAYDDAAGPGADEVLGEPKLTATMLEGGEAPNRVPEECQVTFDRRSVPPETADSFREDLEAFLEAEDRVPDDLEVVVDLIRPDTPFPKAFVTDKDDQLVRTLQDASGGTVRPFGAATEAGFFAAEAPTVVFGPGVLEDDEGGVAHSEREYVRLSDVQAAADALEETLVELVG from the coding sequence ATGGCCGGGGACGCAGACTTCGATCTCGCCGAGTTCCACGCCGAGGCCGTTCGAACGCCCTCCCACGAGGACGTCTCCGAGATGCGCGAGTTGTTGCTCGAGACGCTTCGGGATACAGGTCTCGAGCCCGAAGTGGACGAGTTGGGCAACGTGCTCGCGACTCGAGGCGGGCGCACGGACGGAGACGGCACCCACATCGTCCTGAACACGCACATGGACACCGTCGCTCCGCACGTCCCCTACGAGCGCGACGGCGACGTCGTCCGCGGACGCGGTGCCTGCGACGCGAAGGGACCGCTGGCCGCTCTGCTCGCCGCCTTCCTCCGGGTCGAGCCGACCGCCGGTCGGGTCACGCTGGCGATCACCTACGACGAGGAGACGCTGATGACCGGCGCCGCGGGGCTGCAGGAGCGACTCGAGGCCGACGGCTTCATCGTCGGCGAACCCACCGACCTCGACGTCTGCATCGCCGCCCGCGGCCAGTGCGAGGGGACGGTCACGATCCGCGGCGAGGGCGGCCACGCCGCGAAGGTGCCCGCCGAGCGCAACGCCGTCTACGGGCTCGCGAGCGTCCTCGAGGCGCTCCGAGCGTACGACGACGCAGCGGGGCCGGGCGCGGACGAGGTGCTCGGCGAGCCGAAACTGACGGCAACCATGCTCGAGGGCGGCGAGGCACCGAACCGCGTCCCCGAGGAGTGTCAAGTGACGTTCGACCGCCGGAGCGTCCCGCCCGAGACCGCCGACTCGTTCCGCGAGGATCTCGAGGCGTTCCTCGAGGCCGAAGATAGAGTACCGGACGACCTCGAGGTCGTGGTCGATCTCATCCGCCCCGATACCCCGTTCCCGAAAGCGTTCGTGACTGACAAGGACGACCAACTGGTGCGGACGCTGCAGGATGCGAGCGGCGGAACGGTACGGCCGTTCGGCGCGGCCACCGAAGCCGGCTTCTTCGCCGCCGAGGCGCCGACCGTCGTCTTCGGCCCGGGCGTCCTCGAGGACGACGAGGGCGGCGTCGCCCACTCCGAACGCGAGTACGTGCGGCTCTCGGACGTTCAGGCGGCGGCGGATGCGCTCGAGGAGACGCTCGTCGAACTCGTCGGCTGA
- a CDS encoding EamA family transporter translates to MRRYLSLSIVACLAYSLVAPLLDIAMTDLPSTVAVFLSNSVMLVVVGLVIVYRGLSIRTYLRHPRTPHIVAMGVLLSVGLLTYYRALELGPVSVVVPIYGLFIVVSSLVGIVAFDETVTPRKVAAIVLSVVAIALMSI, encoded by the coding sequence ATGCGGCGCTACCTCTCGCTTTCGATCGTGGCCTGCTTGGCCTACAGCCTGGTCGCGCCGCTGCTCGATATCGCGATGACCGACCTCCCGAGCACGGTGGCGGTTTTCCTCTCGAACTCGGTGATGCTCGTCGTCGTCGGCCTGGTGATCGTCTACCGCGGGCTCTCGATCCGAACCTATCTCCGACACCCGCGAACGCCGCACATCGTCGCGATGGGCGTGTTGCTGAGCGTCGGCTTGCTCACCTACTACCGGGCGCTGGAACTCGGTCCGGTCAGCGTCGTGGTCCCGATCTACGGGCTGTTCATCGTCGTCAGTTCGCTGGTCGGCATCGTCGCCTTCGACGAGACCGTCACGCCGCGGAAGGTCGCGGCTATCGTACTGAGCGTGGTCGCGATCGCACTAATGTCGATCTAA
- a CDS encoding EamA family transporter: protein MEYLLWVVVAFLTYGLMAPLTSSVTNDVPPAVALFLSTTIFLCVTTGVLAVTGTGNPADAVSPSAGYVYVAGLFLSTGILAYYQALEIGPVSIVVPIYGLFIVGSSIIGIVFLGEELTATRAAGIGVAALAIYLAAGGEE from the coding sequence ATGGAGTATCTGCTGTGGGTTGTCGTCGCGTTTCTCACCTACGGGCTGATGGCCCCGCTGACGAGTTCGGTGACGAACGACGTGCCGCCCGCGGTCGCGCTGTTTCTCTCCACGACGATCTTCCTCTGCGTCACCACCGGCGTGCTCGCCGTGACGGGGACCGGCAACCCCGCGGACGCCGTCAGTCCGTCCGCGGGCTACGTCTACGTCGCCGGCCTGTTCCTCTCGACGGGCATCCTCGCCTACTACCAGGCGCTCGAGATCGGCCCCGTGAGCATCGTCGTGCCGATCTACGGGCTCTTTATCGTCGGCAGTTCGATCATCGGCATCGTCTTCCTGGGCGAAGAACTAACCGCGACCCGCGCCGCCGGCATCGGCGTGGCGGCCCTTGCGATCTACCTCGCGGCCGGGGGTGAGGAGTGA